From Salipiger profundus, a single genomic window includes:
- the allE gene encoding (S)-ureidoglycine aminohydrolase, whose amino-acid sequence MKPSFGQTRSDIRRNHALLTSESHEWITQPDWPGAELAYLISPDMGAKFAMALVRGAEALSDIAPADEGIARFVFVLEGSVSISTGQTLAAEGYGFLPPGDAATLSTTAGTRFVLFEWRFLARGELPAAVFGSVAEIDGAPLRGDDWLMVQKMLPTDAGFDGEFNIMNFHPGASLAYVETHFMEHGLLMLDGGGVYRLDDQWYPVGAGDAIWMGPHVPQWFGALGRTPSRYLIYKNYNRSPLAER is encoded by the coding sequence ATGAAACCCAGCTTCGGACAAACCCGCTCCGACATCCGGCGCAATCACGCGCTGCTGACCTCAGAGAGCCACGAGTGGATCACCCAGCCCGACTGGCCGGGTGCCGAGCTGGCATACCTGATCAGCCCCGACATGGGCGCGAAATTCGCCATGGCGCTGGTGCGCGGCGCCGAGGCACTGTCGGACATCGCCCCCGCCGACGAGGGCATCGCCCGCTTCGTCTTCGTTCTCGAGGGAAGCGTCAGCATCTCGACCGGGCAGACACTGGCCGCCGAGGGCTACGGCTTCCTGCCCCCCGGTGACGCCGCGACCCTGAGCACCACCGCGGGCACGCGCTTCGTGCTTTTCGAGTGGCGCTTCCTCGCCCGCGGTGAGCTGCCCGCAGCCGTGTTCGGCTCGGTGGCCGAGATCGACGGTGCCCCCCTGCGCGGCGACGACTGGCTGATGGTACAGAAGATGCTGCCCACCGACGCGGGTTTCGACGGTGAGTTCAACATCATGAATTTCCATCCGGGTGCCTCGCTCGCCTATGTCGAGACCCACTTCATGGAACATGGCCTGCTGATGCTGGACGGCGGCGGCGTCTACCGGCTGGACGACCAGTGGTACCCGGTGGGCGCGGGCGACGCGATCTGGATGGGACCGCATGTCCCGCAGTGGTTCGGCGCCCTGGGCCGTACCCCCTCGCGCTACCTCATCTACAAGAATTACAACCGGTCGCCGCTGGCCGAGCGATGA
- a CDS encoding FAD-binding oxidoreductase has protein sequence MDRTGIQQDSAQVEAVKDLAEVLGQKGIFTQESDRERYASDQSGLSGAMPLAVLRPASTEEVSRVLAICSRHRIGVVPQGGRTGLSGGACSPQGTVVLSTERMSGIIEIDHEAMTLTAWAGTPLEAVQEAARAAGLDYPVDIGARGTATIGGTIATNAGGIRVLQHGMTRPNVLGLEAVLADGSVVSRLGKTVKDNSGFDLKQLFIGSEGTLGVVTRAVLQLRRQVRHSALALFALPDHAAALACLAAGRQRFGSRIRAFEGMWPDYWDFVCHETSLATAPITGRHGFYLLVEVEAGASQPEEELEAFFAELFEQDLVEDGVLAKSLTEAQALWSVREAVGEVDEDFGPHINFDIGVSPSALGHFCDAADAVLATLPEAAGALKVGHLGDGNVHLLVAHDGSAAAEERIEAAIYGLLRNWQGTVTAEHGVGRIKARWLGHSRTPEELALMRGLKGQMDPLGILNPSALFLESED, from the coding sequence ATGGACCGAACCGGCATTCAACAGGACAGTGCTCAGGTCGAAGCGGTGAAAGATCTGGCTGAAGTGCTTGGCCAGAAAGGCATCTTTACTCAAGAGAGCGACCGCGAGCGCTATGCGTCGGACCAGTCCGGCCTGTCGGGGGCCATGCCGCTCGCCGTGCTGCGACCGGCGAGCACCGAAGAGGTCTCGCGTGTTCTCGCGATCTGCAGCCGGCACCGTATCGGCGTCGTGCCACAGGGCGGGCGGACCGGGCTTTCCGGTGGAGCCTGCAGCCCGCAAGGCACGGTGGTTCTGTCGACCGAGCGCATGTCCGGCATCATCGAGATCGACCACGAGGCGATGACCCTCACGGCCTGGGCCGGGACGCCGCTCGAGGCGGTGCAGGAGGCGGCGCGGGCCGCAGGCCTCGACTACCCCGTCGACATCGGCGCACGCGGCACGGCCACCATCGGCGGCACCATCGCCACCAACGCGGGCGGTATCCGCGTTTTGCAGCACGGCATGACACGGCCCAATGTGCTCGGCCTCGAGGCGGTCCTGGCTGACGGGTCCGTGGTCTCCCGGCTTGGAAAGACGGTCAAGGACAACTCCGGGTTCGACCTGAAACAGCTCTTCATCGGCTCGGAGGGCACGCTCGGCGTGGTCACCCGCGCCGTGCTGCAACTGCGCCGACAGGTTCGGCACAGCGCACTGGCGCTCTTCGCACTTCCGGACCACGCCGCCGCGCTGGCATGCCTTGCCGCCGGAAGACAGAGGTTCGGCTCCCGGATCAGGGCCTTTGAGGGGATGTGGCCCGACTACTGGGACTTCGTCTGCCACGAGACCTCTCTGGCGACGGCGCCGATCACCGGGCGGCACGGCTTCTACCTGCTGGTCGAGGTCGAAGCGGGCGCGTCGCAGCCCGAGGAAGAGCTGGAAGCCTTCTTCGCGGAGCTCTTCGAGCAGGATCTGGTCGAGGATGGCGTGCTGGCAAAATCCCTCACCGAGGCGCAGGCGCTCTGGTCCGTGCGCGAAGCGGTCGGAGAGGTCGATGAGGACTTCGGACCCCACATCAACTTCGACATCGGCGTGTCGCCGTCGGCCCTGGGCCACTTCTGCGACGCCGCCGATGCAGTGCTTGCCACGCTGCCCGAGGCTGCCGGGGCGCTCAAGGTCGGGCATCTGGGGGACGGCAACGTCCATCTGCTCGTGGCGCATGATGGCAGCGCCGCCGCCGAAGAACGGATCGAGGCAGCGATATACGGCTTGTTGCGAAATTGGCAGGGGACGGTCACGGCAGAGCATGGCGTCGGTCGCATCAAGGCGCGCTGGTTGGGGCACTCCCGCACCCCCGAGGAACTCGCGCTCATGCGTGGCCTGAAGGGTCAGATGGACCCGCTGGGTATCCTCAACCCATCCGCATTGTTCCTGGAATCGGAGGACTGA
- a CDS encoding M20 family metallopeptidase, which produces MMQSEDILKGLMRWVEIDTPTGSVATIARLVDLIASELAPLGCDIERIPGRDGMGDHLVARFAGCDGPGVLVTSHIDTVCAPGSVEIRRDGDRQYGPGIADMKGGGYLALCAMRSIVESGTDLPGPVTLIYNSDEEIGSPTSHALIQAEARKHGAALVPEPARGDEAITFRKGRAKYTLDFHGRESHAGSAFADGRSAILQMARTIGQLEQMTDLDTETTVNVGRVRGGTEPNVVAGHAACDIDVRFADDALGFAVEDALKALQSDDPEVTITLSGEIEKPSLARTPETLAMFARASEINAGLGAPMVETRSGGGSDGNFTCAAGVPTLDGLGAIGNNWHSPQEHILVAPLARREALLRALILTYAAARPTGDDS; this is translated from the coding sequence ATGATGCAGAGCGAAGATATCCTCAAGGGCCTGATGCGCTGGGTCGAGATCGACACGCCCACCGGTTCTGTTGCGACGATTGCGCGGCTCGTGGACCTGATCGCCTCGGAGCTCGCGCCGCTGGGCTGCGACATCGAGCGCATCCCGGGTCGTGACGGTATGGGCGATCACCTGGTCGCCCGTTTTGCAGGTTGCGACGGGCCGGGCGTGCTGGTGACAAGTCATATCGACACGGTCTGCGCCCCCGGCTCCGTCGAGATCCGCCGCGACGGCGACCGCCAGTACGGCCCCGGCATCGCCGACATGAAAGGCGGCGGCTATCTCGCGCTCTGCGCCATGCGCAGCATCGTGGAAAGCGGCACGGACCTGCCCGGGCCGGTGACGCTGATCTACAACTCCGACGAGGAAATCGGCTCGCCGACCTCGCACGCCCTGATCCAGGCCGAGGCGCGCAAGCACGGCGCGGCGCTTGTCCCCGAACCGGCGCGTGGCGACGAAGCCATTACCTTCCGCAAGGGCCGGGCCAAGTACACGCTCGACTTCCACGGTCGCGAAAGCCATGCCGGATCGGCCTTCGCCGACGGGCGCTCGGCGATCCTGCAGATGGCGCGGACCATCGGCCAGCTGGAACAGATGACCGATCTCGACACGGAAACCACCGTCAACGTGGGCCGCGTGCGCGGCGGCACCGAGCCGAACGTGGTCGCCGGGCATGCCGCCTGCGACATCGACGTGCGCTTTGCCGACGATGCGCTTGGCTTCGCCGTCGAGGACGCCCTGAAGGCCCTGCAATCCGATGATCCCGAGGTGACAATCACCCTGTCCGGCGAGATCGAGAAACCGAGCCTCGCCCGCACCCCCGAAACCCTCGCCATGTTTGCCCGCGCGAGCGAGATCAACGCCGGCCTCGGCGCGCCCATGGTGGAAACCCGCTCGGGCGGCGGCAGCGACGGCAACTTCACCTGCGCCGCCGGCGTGCCGACGCTCGACGGGCTTGGTGCCATCGGCAACAACTGGCATTCGCCGCAGGAGCATATCCTCGTCGCCCCCCTGGCGCGCCGCGAGGCGCTGCTGCGCGCGCTCATCCTGACCTATGCGGCTGCACGCCCGACCGGAGACGATTCATGA
- a CDS encoding ABC transporter permease, with product MTLRNPKLLLAIPAIVLIFVFMILPITNMVEMSFRTPGETEPFGEAYTTMHYDRILGDGYYWGVLLRSLLTAGLVTVLCLVVSYPIAWHMSKAKGLKAVFLYACIASPLMTGVLVRNFGWMIAAALNGPLNETLLALGIIERPLRLLFTQGLVILALVHVFVPFMVLPINNALRNISPTLIEASSSMGATRREVFRDIILPLSFPGIYPGMILVYVLAVAAYVTPALLGGQMVSYMPTLIIGELTGTFQWPFGSALAIVLSVSTICVVALFTALTAKLMERSKA from the coding sequence ATGACCCTGCGCAACCCCAAGCTCCTGCTGGCGATCCCTGCGATCGTGCTGATCTTCGTGTTCATGATCCTGCCGATCACCAACATGGTCGAGATGAGCTTCAGGACGCCCGGCGAGACCGAGCCGTTCGGCGAGGCCTATACCACAATGCATTACGACCGCATTCTGGGAGACGGTTACTACTGGGGTGTTCTGCTGCGCTCGCTGCTGACAGCCGGGCTGGTGACCGTGCTGTGCCTCGTGGTCAGCTACCCGATCGCCTGGCACATGTCGAAGGCGAAGGGGCTGAAAGCGGTTTTCCTTTATGCCTGCATCGCTTCGCCGCTCATGACCGGGGTCCTGGTACGTAACTTCGGCTGGATGATCGCCGCGGCGCTCAACGGGCCACTCAACGAGACGCTGCTGGCGCTCGGCATCATCGAGCGCCCGCTGCGGCTGCTGTTCACGCAAGGGCTGGTGATCCTCGCACTCGTGCACGTCTTCGTGCCCTTCATGGTGCTGCCGATCAACAACGCGCTTCGCAACATCTCTCCGACGCTGATCGAGGCATCCTCTTCCATGGGGGCCACCCGCCGCGAGGTCTTCCGTGACATCATCCTGCCGCTGAGCTTTCCCGGCATCTACCCCGGGATGATCCTCGTCTACGTGCTCGCGGTCGCGGCCTATGTCACCCCGGCGTTGCTCGGCGGACAGATGGTCAGCTACATGCCGACCCTCATCATCGGCGAGCTCACCGGCACCTTCCAATGGCCCTTCGGCTCGGCGCTTGCGATCGTCCTGTCCGTCTCGACCATCTGTGTCGTGGCGCTGTTCACCGCGCTGACCGCAAAACTCATGGAAAGGTCCAAGGCATGA
- a CDS encoding LysR family transcriptional regulator: MPPSKILGRLPGLRHFIEVAQLGSFRAAAEKLHVAPSAVSKQIKNLELALDIELFRRDRGRAGLELTEAGEILLFRCASVVNELTIAQDEIDQLQGLQRGHLRLGVNEVLASDLLPGILRDMGYNHPGLKFTIIVENTREILTRMQDGDIDIALGYNFPPSPEIETLATLQRRTYVVTSLDHPMARLRSVRIEDIDGEKMIFPDSSIPMRQLLEDALVQSDVTVREIMSTNSFTLLRQMVESGMGIGIVFGRFLQIRREKIAFVELENLPFESPPVACCRMAGRTPTASSVAFAAAIKTLFANYGG; this comes from the coding sequence ATGCCACCCAGCAAGATCCTTGGGCGACTGCCCGGCTTGAGGCATTTCATCGAAGTCGCCCAGCTCGGGTCCTTCCGCGCGGCGGCAGAGAAACTGCATGTGGCCCCCTCTGCGGTGAGCAAGCAGATCAAGAACCTCGAGCTTGCGCTCGACATCGAATTGTTCCGCCGGGACCGTGGCCGCGCCGGTCTCGAGTTGACCGAGGCCGGCGAGATCCTGCTGTTTCGCTGCGCCTCGGTGGTGAACGAGCTGACCATCGCACAGGACGAGATCGACCAGCTGCAGGGCCTGCAGCGCGGGCACCTGCGGCTTGGCGTCAACGAGGTGCTCGCCTCTGATCTGCTTCCGGGCATCCTGCGTGACATGGGATACAACCACCCCGGGCTCAAGTTCACCATCATCGTCGAGAATACCCGCGAGATCCTCACGCGGATGCAGGATGGCGATATCGACATCGCGCTCGGCTACAACTTCCCGCCCTCGCCGGAGATCGAAACGCTGGCGACCCTGCAGAGGCGCACCTACGTCGTCACTTCGCTGGATCACCCGATGGCGCGGCTGCGCAGCGTCCGTATCGAAGACATCGACGGCGAGAAGATGATCTTCCCCGACAGTTCGATCCCGATGCGCCAGCTTCTCGAGGATGCGCTGGTGCAGAGCGATGTCACCGTCCGCGAGATCATGAGCACCAACAGCTTTACCCTGCTGCGGCAGATGGTCGAAAGCGGCATGGGCATCGGCATCGTCTTCGGGCGCTTCCTCCAGATCCGCCGCGAGAAAATCGCCTTTGTCGAACTCGAGAACCTGCCGTTCGAGAGCCCGCCCGTGGCCTGCTGCCGCATGGCCGGACGCACGCCGACCGCTTCTTCGGTGGCCTTTGCCGCGGCCATCAAGACGCTCTTCGCAAACTACGGGGGATAG
- a CDS encoding ABC transporter ATP-binding protein, with amino-acid sequence MATVEVRDLRKRYQDFLALDGVSLKAESGQLVTLLGPSGCGKSTTLRCLAGFLEPNGGEITVEGESILGVPANRRGFGVVFQNYALFPHMTVAENIGYGLKLQKLARSEIETRVHDVMKLVRLTGLGDRLPRQISGGQQQRVALARALVLKPKLLLLDEPLANLDARLRDEVRWLIRDLQQQSGITAFYVTHDQSEAMAMSDMVAVMKAGRVAQFATPREIYQKPVERYVADFTGEANFLPCQSVTPLAEGRYGITAAGTTLELDGVPGIEAGAPAELLLRPEALSLTSPEAGTFRGRVTKSAFLGAALHCEITLPGDSVLKLSAEPNTVVHTGDEVGIDIDRSHAWLMPEVSP; translated from the coding sequence ATGGCGACGGTTGAAGTCAGGGATCTGCGCAAGCGGTATCAGGATTTTCTTGCGCTCGACGGCGTGTCACTGAAGGCCGAGTCCGGCCAACTGGTGACGCTGCTTGGGCCCTCGGGATGCGGCAAGAGCACCACGCTGAGGTGCCTTGCCGGTTTCCTGGAGCCCAACGGGGGCGAGATCACGGTAGAAGGGGAGTCGATCCTCGGCGTCCCGGCCAACCGTCGCGGCTTCGGCGTGGTCTTCCAGAACTACGCCCTGTTCCCGCACATGACCGTAGCCGAGAACATCGGCTACGGACTCAAGCTGCAAAAGCTGGCAAGATCCGAAATCGAAACCCGCGTGCATGACGTGATGAAGCTGGTGCGTCTCACCGGCCTCGGCGATCGACTGCCGCGGCAGATCTCGGGCGGCCAGCAGCAGCGCGTCGCGCTGGCACGCGCGCTTGTGCTCAAACCCAAGCTGCTGCTGCTCGACGAGCCGCTGGCCAACCTCGACGCGCGGCTACGCGACGAAGTGCGCTGGCTGATCCGCGACCTGCAGCAGCAATCGGGAATCACCGCCTTCTATGTCACCCACGACCAGTCCGAGGCGATGGCCATGTCGGACATGGTGGCGGTCATGAAGGCAGGCCGCGTGGCACAATTCGCCACCCCGCGCGAGATCTATCAAAAGCCCGTCGAACGTTACGTGGCCGACTTCACCGGCGAGGCGAACTTCCTGCCCTGCCAATCGGTGACGCCGCTGGCGGAGGGGCGCTACGGCATCACCGCCGCCGGCACCACGCTGGAACTGGACGGCGTGCCCGGCATCGAGGCCGGCGCACCGGCAGAGCTGCTGCTGCGTCCAGAAGCCCTGTCGCTGACATCTCCGGAGGCAGGCACCTTCCGCGGTCGGGTCACCAAGTCGGCCTTCCTCGGGGCGGCGCTGCACTGCGAGATCACCCTGCCGGGCGACAGCGTGCTGAAGCTCTCTGCGGAACCCAACACCGTGGTGCACACCGGCGACGAGGTCGGCATCGACATCGACCGTAGCCATGCCTGGTTGATGCCAGAGGTCTCGCCATGA
- a CDS encoding ABC transporter substrate-binding protein, giving the protein MSLTRRNFLKSSAGAAALGAIGAPAFAQSDTFIVNMFGGRWENDWRQYVMPKFAEQIGKDFDLDIGLGMAWISNFRAAGPDNPPFPAVMLNEKYTAMIRNDGYFAELTPENVPNMADVIEPAILKGNTAVTGMLAPLVIAYRTDMVDEPPKGWADLWDERFKGQLGLYKITNSAATMMALWAGEHFGSGRDDIETAVAKFKELAPFPQIGYSAQLTPLLTQGQIAVAPIDLGEVKTMQEQGLPIDYVVPEEGMLVFDHSFSVFENSPDKQLGFDYVNFVLSPEIQLWMAENWLIAPTNKTVELPEELQKWPLQPEIVSQAIRFDWDETLAIMPALNDLWERTI; this is encoded by the coding sequence ATGAGCCTCACAAGACGCAACTTCCTCAAGTCCTCGGCCGGCGCCGCGGCCCTCGGCGCGATCGGCGCTCCGGCCTTTGCCCAGTCCGACACGTTCATCGTGAACATGTTCGGCGGACGCTGGGAAAACGACTGGCGCCAGTACGTCATGCCGAAATTCGCCGAGCAGATCGGCAAGGATTTCGACCTCGACATCGGCCTCGGCATGGCCTGGATCTCGAACTTCCGCGCCGCAGGTCCGGACAATCCGCCCTTCCCGGCGGTGATGCTGAACGAGAAATACACCGCGATGATCCGCAACGACGGATACTTCGCCGAGCTGACTCCCGAGAACGTTCCGAACATGGCCGACGTGATCGAGCCGGCGATCCTCAAGGGCAACACCGCCGTGACCGGCATGCTTGCCCCGCTAGTCATCGCCTATCGCACCGACATGGTGGACGAGCCGCCGAAGGGCTGGGCCGACCTCTGGGACGAGCGCTTCAAGGGCCAGCTGGGTCTCTACAAGATCACCAACTCCGCTGCCACGATGATGGCGCTCTGGGCCGGCGAGCACTTCGGCTCGGGCCGCGACGACATCGAGACCGCCGTCGCCAAGTTCAAGGAACTCGCGCCGTTCCCGCAGATCGGCTACTCGGCGCAGCTGACGCCGCTGCTGACCCAGGGCCAGATCGCCGTCGCGCCGATCGACCTCGGCGAGGTGAAGACCATGCAGGAGCAGGGTCTGCCGATCGACTACGTTGTGCCCGAAGAAGGCATGCTGGTGTTCGACCACTCGTTCTCGGTCTTCGAGAACAGCCCGGACAAGCAGCTCGGCTTCGACTACGTCAACTTCGTGCTGTCGCCGGAAATCCAGCTGTGGATGGCGGAAAACTGGCTCATCGCACCGACCAACAAGACGGTCGAACTGCCCGAGGAACTCCAGAAATGGCCGCTGCAGCCGGAAATCGTCAGTCAGGCAATTCGCTTCGACTGGGATGAAACGCTCGCTATCATGCCGGCGCTGAACGACCTCTGGGAACGGACTATCTGA
- a CDS encoding aspartate/glutamate racemase family protein, whose product MSDPSARPRVLYQLASPLHRTAGPEVVLRRAAMLQAWAPSAQVEIASPEDGPSAIESAADAAMVFPALRESALGWASRHDAVVIGCFSDPAVDALTEISGLAVIGPGEAGMLAAVQLGERFSELSSDPTPPGLRRRIRGIGLEDSFVSEVTVGGSVADLNRDPETHLPAIVERAQGCVAQGADVLVLGCFALSFIPGLPEKLTQTVGVPIVNPVIAGLKAAEAAVLYRAGLPRGAQISSDTRSAE is encoded by the coding sequence ATGTCCGATCCGTCGGCCCGCCCCCGTGTGCTCTACCAGCTGGCCAGCCCGCTCCACCGCACCGCCGGTCCCGAGGTGGTCCTGCGGCGCGCGGCGATGCTGCAGGCATGGGCCCCCTCGGCACAGGTGGAGATCGCCTCGCCCGAGGATGGACCGAGCGCCATCGAGTCCGCCGCAGATGCGGCGATGGTCTTCCCGGCCTTGCGCGAAAGCGCCTTGGGATGGGCGAGTCGGCACGACGCGGTTGTCATCGGCTGCTTCAGCGACCCGGCGGTCGATGCGCTGACAGAGATCTCCGGGCTCGCGGTGATCGGCCCGGGCGAAGCGGGCATGCTGGCCGCCGTGCAGCTCGGCGAGCGCTTCTCGGAGCTGTCGTCGGACCCGACGCCGCCGGGGCTGCGCCGCCGCATACGTGGTATCGGCCTCGAGGACAGCTTTGTCTCCGAGGTAACGGTGGGCGGCTCGGTCGCCGATCTCAACCGAGATCCCGAGACCCACCTGCCTGCCATCGTCGAACGGGCGCAAGGCTGCGTCGCACAGGGCGCCGACGTGCTGGTGCTGGGATGCTTCGCGCTCTCGTTCATTCCCGGCCTGCCCGAGAAACTGACACAGACGGTCGGCGTGCCGATCGTCAACCCGGTGATCGCCGGGCTCAAGGCCGCAGAGGCCGCCGTTCTTTACCGCGCGGGCCTGCCGCGCGGTGCCCAGATTTCCTCAGATACCCGGAGTGCGGAATGA
- a CDS encoding polysaccharide deacetylase family protein — protein sequence MTPNDTTAPAPDAFQGLVDTARFQRARRIPIADFAYPEGVKIAVNFTLDFDAMLLRRLLNEPWGQKAKGEFGGRVGVWRIMEMFDAEDVKVTLFTPGRICELYPEVLHHVVANGHELADHMWEHEVYDDPQIEDAHLTRTLAALSKISGKPVTGTRSSHTPGLLRSKGVVYNSFSSADDLPFYELDAQGENPILQLPFHYALDDAMFFSFGWLDTPNQAQRVMDVDEVFEIWWDAFLQQYKAGGYVNFLLHPFVSGHAMRVDMLQRLIQRMKTLPGVWFPTCDALAQHILTQHPYTPASE from the coding sequence ATGACCCCCAACGACACCACCGCCCCGGCCCCGGACGCCTTCCAGGGCCTCGTCGATACCGCGCGCTTCCAGCGTGCGCGGCGCATCCCCATCGCGGACTTTGCCTATCCCGAGGGCGTGAAGATCGCGGTGAACTTCACCCTCGATTTCGACGCCATGCTGCTGCGCCGCCTGCTGAACGAGCCCTGGGGCCAGAAGGCCAAGGGCGAGTTTGGCGGTCGCGTCGGGGTCTGGCGGATCATGGAGATGTTCGATGCCGAGGACGTGAAGGTCACGCTCTTCACCCCCGGCCGCATCTGCGAGCTTTACCCCGAGGTCCTGCACCACGTGGTCGCCAACGGGCACGAGCTTGCCGACCACATGTGGGAGCATGAAGTCTACGACGATCCGCAGATCGAGGATGCGCATCTGACCCGTACCCTCGCCGCACTGTCGAAGATTTCAGGCAAGCCGGTCACCGGCACCCGGTCGAGCCATACGCCCGGGCTGCTGCGGTCGAAGGGCGTGGTCTACAACTCCTTCAGCTCCGCGGACGACCTGCCGTTCTACGAACTCGATGCGCAGGGCGAGAACCCGATCCTGCAATTGCCGTTCCACTATGCGCTCGATGACGCGATGTTCTTCAGCTTCGGCTGGCTGGATACGCCGAACCAGGCGCAGCGGGTGATGGATGTCGACGAGGTCTTCGAGATCTGGTGGGACGCCTTCCTGCAGCAGTACAAGGCCGGCGGCTACGTCAACTTCCTGCTGCACCCCTTCGTGTCCGGCCACGCCATGCGGGTCGACATGCTGCAGCGGCTGATCCAGCGGATGAAGACGCTGCCCGGGGTCTGGTTCCCCACATGCGACGCCCTCGCGCAGCACATCCTGACGCAGCACCCCTACACGCCCGCCTCGGAGTAA
- a CDS encoding polysaccharide deacetylase family protein: MPWKDNYTTSDEIGMRDGTIVWPEGQQMALGLTVNLNPAGKASGISAKDLAYPTWHFGLTRGLDNFLALFAETGVRATFATPAVVAEAYPDVIERLLKAGHEIAAQGLLGEDPATLAPGQEAEHMARATEVLTRVTGAAPKGWYALSRPDDRAATGCATDDTVALLKAQGYDYIGNGLADDAPYYWVSDAAREEALLALPYYYHFDDTFFLMFPREGTGLERPQALLNNWRAEFRAQYRRGRYFNLCVSPARSGWGHRFDNLATVLREAMAHPGVWAATGAEIAAHWQGRYPASETLKLAPSIWQDYADSLS, translated from the coding sequence ATGCCCTGGAAAGACAATTACACCACCTCCGACGAAATCGGCATGCGCGACGGCACCATCGTCTGGCCCGAGGGACAGCAGATGGCGCTGGGACTGACGGTCAATCTCAACCCTGCTGGCAAGGCCTCTGGCATCAGCGCCAAGGACCTGGCCTATCCAACCTGGCATTTCGGACTGACCCGGGGGCTCGACAACTTCCTTGCACTCTTTGCCGAAACCGGGGTCCGCGCGACCTTCGCGACCCCTGCCGTGGTGGCCGAAGCCTATCCTGACGTGATCGAACGCCTCCTGAAGGCCGGGCATGAGATCGCTGCGCAGGGGCTGCTTGGCGAAGACCCGGCGACCCTCGCGCCCGGGCAGGAGGCCGAGCACATGGCCCGCGCCACCGAAGTGCTGACCCGCGTCACGGGTGCTGCGCCAAAGGGCTGGTACGCGCTGTCTCGCCCCGACGACCGCGCCGCCACCGGATGCGCCACCGATGACACCGTCGCCCTCCTCAAGGCGCAGGGCTACGACTACATCGGCAACGGGCTCGCCGATGATGCGCCCTACTACTGGGTCTCGGATGCGGCCAGGGAAGAGGCCCTGCTGGCCCTGCCCTACTACTATCATTTCGACGACACCTTCTTCCTGATGTTCCCGCGCGAGGGCACCGGCCTGGAACGGCCACAGGCGCTGCTGAACAACTGGCGGGCCGAGTTCCGCGCGCAGTACCGCCGCGGGCGCTACTTCAATCTGTGCGTCTCGCCCGCACGGTCCGGTTGGGGGCATCGCTTCGACAATCTTGCCACCGTGCTGCGCGAGGCCATGGCTCATCCCGGCGTCTGGGCCGCCACCGGTGCCGAGATCGCGGCGCATTGGCAGGGCCGCTACCCGGCCTCCGAGACGCTGAAGCTCGCGCCGAGCATCTGGCAAGACTACGCCGACAGCCTGAGCTGA
- a CDS encoding ABC transporter permease, giving the protein MSDATSTFSHQRTVGLAFGVLIILLYVFLMAPLVMIIGASFTESLLIEFPPQGFSLQWYFEFFNRQDLVEGLLMSLRIGAITAIVTTTVAMMAALAGQVIAGRLSGWFQLGMTLPLLVPELLTAVGLLFFLYKIELGRTVIGLQMGHILMSFPYAYVSIAAALRQVPSSLEEASASLGATGWQTFRLVILPLVMPGLAMGGIFAFINSFDLYTISLLLKPLGGNTLPLALFDFLTYEFKPTAAAAATLSILLSILGVALVQKLVGLQRAF; this is encoded by the coding sequence ATGAGCGACGCGACCTCGACCTTCAGCCATCAGCGGACCGTGGGCCTCGCCTTCGGCGTTCTGATCATCCTGCTCTACGTGTTTCTGATGGCGCCGCTGGTGATGATCATCGGCGCCTCTTTCACCGAGAGCTTGCTGATCGAGTTCCCGCCGCAGGGCTTCTCGCTGCAGTGGTACTTCGAGTTCTTCAACCGCCAGGATCTTGTCGAAGGGCTGCTGATGTCGTTGCGCATCGGCGCGATCACGGCGATCGTCACCACCACGGTCGCCATGATGGCGGCCCTGGCGGGACAGGTGATCGCGGGCAGGCTGTCAGGCTGGTTCCAGCTGGGCATGACCCTGCCGCTCCTCGTGCCCGAGCTGCTGACGGCGGTCGGCCTGCTGTTCTTTCTCTACAAGATCGAGCTGGGCCGCACCGTGATCGGACTGCAGATGGGCCATATCCTGATGTCCTTTCCCTACGCCTACGTGTCGATCGCCGCGGCGCTGCGACAGGTGCCGTCCTCGCTCGAGGAGGCCTCGGCCAGCCTCGGCGCCACGGGATGGCAGACCTTCCGGCTGGTGATCCTGCCGCTTGTGATGCCGGGGCTGGCGATGGGCGGGATCTTCGCCTTCATCAACAGTTTCGATCTCTACACCATCTCGCTGCTGCTCAAGCCGCTCGGGGGCAATACCCTGCCGCTCGCGCTGTTCGACTTCCTCACCTACGAGTTCAAGCCGACCGCTGCCGCCGCCGCGACGCTGTCGATCCTGCTGTCGATCCTCGGCGTGGCCCTTGTGCAGAAACTCGTCGGGCTGCAACGCGCCTTCTGA